The sequence below is a genomic window from Mycobacterium heidelbergense.
TCGCCGGCGGCAGCGCCTACGGCCTGGCCGCCGCGGACGGCGTCATGCTTTGGCTGGAGGAGCGCGAGCGCGGCGTGGGCATGGACGGGGGCGTGGTGCCCATCGTGCCGGGCGCGGTGATCTTCGATTTGCCGGTCGGCGGCTGGGGCTGCCGGCCGACGGCGGAATTCGGCTATGCGGCGTGTGAGGCCGCCGCCGGCGGGGACTGCGCGGTGGGCACGGTCGGGGCCGGCGTGGGTGCGCGCGCCGGGGTGCTCAAGGGCGGTCTCGGGACGGCGTCGACGACTTCGAAGACTTCGACGGCGTTGCCGTCCGGCGTCACCGTCGGCGCCCTCGTCGTCGTGAATTCCGCCGGGGACGTCGTCGACCGGGCGACCGGCCTGCCGTGGATGGCCGACCTGATCGGCGAGTTCGGGCTCAGGCCACCGCCGGCCGGGCAGATCGACGCGCTCGCGCGGCTGCCCTCTCCGCTGGAGCCGCTCAACACGACGATCGCGGTGGTCGCCACCGACGCGGCGCTGAGCCCGGCGGCGTGCCGGCGGGTCGCGATCGCCGCCCACGACGGCCTGGCCCGCACCATCCGGCCCGCGCACACCCCGCTGGACGGTGACACGGTATTCGCGCTGGCCACCGGGGCCGTCGAGGTGCCACCGCCGGCCGACACACCCGCGGCGATGTCGCCGGAGACGCGGCTGGTCACCGAGGTGGGCGCGGCCGCGGCCGACTGCCTCGCCCGCGCGGTGCTGGCCGGTGTGCTGGCCGCCGAGTCGGTCGCCGGAATACCGACCTACCGCGACATGTTGCCCGGAGCATTCGCGAGAGGGAGCAGCTGACGTGCTGGTGATCCGCGCCGACCTGGTTGAGGCGATCGTGGCCCACGCGCGCCGCGACCACCCCGACGAGGCGTGCGGGATACTGGCCGGTCCGGAGGGCTCCGATCGTCCCGAGCGGCACATCCCGATGCTCAACGCCGAGCGCTCGCCGACGTTCTACCGCTTCGACTCAAGCGAGCAGCTCACGGTGTGGCGGGCGCTTGACGAGGCCGACGAGGTCCCGGTCGTCATCTACCACTCGCACACCGCGACCGAGGCCTACCCGAGCCGCACGGACGTGAACCTGGCCGCCGAGCCGGACGCGCACTACGTGCTGGTGTCCACCCGCGACCCCGACCGCCACGAGCTGCGCAGCTATCGCATCGTCGACGGCGCCGTCACCGAGGAACCCGTCAACATCGTCGAGAAGTATTCGGAAAGGTCCGCATGAGCGTCACCGTGTCCATCCCGACCATCCTGAGGCCGCACACCGGCGGCGAGAAGCGCGTCGCGGCCAGCGGCGACACGCTGGGCGCGGTCATCGACGACCTGGAGGCCCACTACTCCGGGATCTCCGAGCGCCTGATCGATGACGGCAAGCTGCATCGCTTCGTGAACGTCTACGTCAACGACGAGGACGTGCGATTCTCCGGCGGCCTGGACACCGCGATCGCCGACGGCGACTCGGTCACCATCCTGCCGGCCGTGGCGGGTGGGTGAGCCCGTGCTCACACCAGGCGCATGACGCGCTACGACTCGC
It includes:
- a CDS encoding P1 family peptidase, whose product is MNSITDVGGIRVGHHHRLDPDASLGSGWACGVTVVLTPPGTVGAVDCRGGAPGTRETDLLDPANTVRFVDAVLLAGGSAYGLAAADGVMLWLEERERGVGMDGGVVPIVPGAVIFDLPVGGWGCRPTAEFGYAACEAAAGGDCAVGTVGAGVGARAGVLKGGLGTASTTSKTSTALPSGVTVGALVVVNSAGDVVDRATGLPWMADLIGEFGLRPPPAGQIDALARLPSPLEPLNTTIAVVATDAALSPAACRRVAIAAHDGLARTIRPAHTPLDGDTVFALATGAVEVPPPADTPAAMSPETRLVTEVGAAAADCLARAVLAGVLAAESVAGIPTYRDMLPGAFARGSS
- a CDS encoding MoaD/ThiS family protein; its protein translation is MSVTVSIPTILRPHTGGEKRVAASGDTLGAVIDDLEAHYSGISERLIDDGKLHRFVNVYVNDEDVRFSGGLDTAIADGDSVTILPAVAGG
- a CDS encoding Mov34/MPN/PAD-1 family protein — encoded protein: MLVIRADLVEAIVAHARRDHPDEACGILAGPEGSDRPERHIPMLNAERSPTFYRFDSSEQLTVWRALDEADEVPVVIYHSHTATEAYPSRTDVNLAAEPDAHYVLVSTRDPDRHELRSYRIVDGAVTEEPVNIVEKYSERSA